TCGCCCGCTACGAAAAGCTCTGGCAGGTCAAGCTGCCCAGGCGGCCGGGCAAGCCGGCCACCGAGGTGTGGCACAACGTCATGCGCGGCGAGATCCGGGCCCTCTGCATCTTTGGCGAGGACCCGGCCCTGGCGGATGCCAACATCGGCCATGTGCAGGAGGCCTTGCGGGAGGTGGATTTCCTGGTGGTACAGGACATCTTTCTCACCGAGACCGCCAAGGCAGCGGAGGTGGTGCTGCCGGCCGCCTGCTTCGCCGAGAAGGACGGCACCTTCACCTCCACCGAGCGCCGGGTGCAGCGGGTGCGCCAGGCCGTGGAGCCGCCCGGCGAGGCGAAGCCGGACTGGCGGATCTTCTGCGAGCTGTCCCGGAAGATGGGCTACCCCATGGACTATGCCGGCCCGGAGGCGATCTTCCGGGAGATCTGCCAGCTCCTGCCCCAGTACCAGGGCATCACCTACCAGCGGCTGGAGGAGGTCGGCCTGCAGTGGCCGGTGCCGGATGAGGGGCATCCCGGCACGCCGGTGCTCCATATCGGCTCCTTTGCCCGGGGCAAGGGCCTCTTTGTGCCCGAGGATTACATCCCACCCCGGGAGCCGGTGGACGATGCCTACCCCCTGTTGTTCACCACCGGCCGTCATTACGCCCGGTACAACTTCAGCAGCATGACCGGCAAGACCCCGGAGATCAACGCCATCGCCCCGGAGGCCCTGGCCGAGGTTCATCCCGCTGATGCCGAGCGCTACGGCATTCAGGAGGGCGACCTCCTGCGCCTGACTTCCCGCCGGGGTGCTGTGACCATCCGGGCCACGGTGACCGAGCGTACTCAGCCGGGCACGGTCTTCACCACGTACAACTACGCGGAAGCCCCGGTCAACCATCTCACCCTCGATGCCCTGGACCGGCTGTCCCGTACCCCGGAGTACAAGCTGTGCGCCATCCGGGTCGAGGTGGTGGCCCGGGGGGCGCTGCCGTGAGACCGGCCGCGCTGCTGCGGGAGGCCGAGGACCAGCCCATCGCCTTGAGCGTCGAAGAGGCCCGGGCGGCCATTGCGGCCCAGGTGCAGCCGGTCACGGGCCACGAGCGGCTGGGATTGCGCTCGGCCCTGGGCCGGGTGCTGGCCCACGACCTCTTTGCCCCAGGGCCGCTGCCCCCCTGGACCACCTCGGCCATGGACGGCTACGCCCTCCACAGCCGAGACCTGCCCGCCCTGTCCGACACCATGCTGGCTGTCATCGGCCGGGCCCTGGCCGGGCACCCCTTTGCCGGGGCGGTGGGTCCGGGGGAGTGCGTCCAGATCATGACCGGCGCTGTGCTCCCGGCGGGCTGTGATACCGTGCTCCGGCAGGAGGACGTGGAGCGGCTGGGGGACAGCATCCGGGTCCAG
The nucleotide sequence above comes from Thermodesulfobacteriota bacterium. Encoded proteins:
- a CDS encoding molybdopterin-dependent oxidoreductase, coding for MASLAITFGSGAMTNSIADAVHGKTDLFFMIGSNPDTSHPTIGLRIHQAVDRGAKLIVVDPRRTRLAERADLWLRITPGTDVALLNGLMHIILREDLWDKGFVAERTEGFADLCAVVARYPPDQVAAVTGIPVADLVQAARRYAAPGRHAIFHGMGITHYTTGTDRVKSIANLAMLCGKVGVEGGGCNPLRGQNNVQGACDMGALFNTLPGYGGLDNEDLFARYEKLWQVKLPRRPGKPATEVWHNVMRGEIRALCIFGEDPALADANIGHVQEALREVDFLVVQDIFLTETAKAAEVVLPAACFAEKDGTFTSTERRVQRVRQAVEPPGEAKPDWRIFCELSRKMGYPMDYAGPEAIFREICQLLPQYQGITYQRLEEVGLQWPVPDEGHPGTPVLHIGSFARGKGLFVPEDYIPPREPVDDAYPLLFTTGRHYARYNFSSMTGKTPEINAIAPEALAEVHPADAERYGIQEGDLLRLTSRRGAVTIRATVTERTQPGTVFTTYNYAEAPVNHLTLDALDRLSRTPEYKLCAIRVEVVARGALP